From Candidatus Vondammii sp. HM_W22, one genomic window encodes:
- a CDS encoding transposase — translation MLVFDKGYADYTWHNQLTEKGIFFVTRIRSNAKYRVLERRTVNKSQGITSDQIIVHF, via the coding sequence GTGCTCGTCTTCGACAAGGGGTATGCCGACTACACCTGGCATAACCAGTTGACTGAAAAAGGAATATTTTTTGTCACACGAATTCGGAGCAATGCAAAATACCGTGTACTGGAACGACGAACAGTGAATAAATCACAGGGAATCACCAGCGACCAAATTATAGTACACTTCTGA
- a CDS encoding transposase translates to MAVRRVGFYDAKTNKHYVFITNHLDWSAKIIADIYKQRWQVELFFKWIKQNLKIKAFMGNTDNAVMTQVWVVLCVYLILAYLKFQARISQSLQQMSRLIHLDLFAKRDLIQLFRPRRICR, encoded by the coding sequence ATGGCGGTCAGACGAGTCGGTTTTTATGATGCCAAAACCAATAAGCATTATGTCTTCATTACCAACCACCTTGACTGGTCAGCAAAGATTATTGCCGATATTTACAAGCAACGCTGGCAGGTTGAGTTGTTCTTTAAATGGATTAAGCAGAATCTCAAGATCAAAGCCTTTATGGGTAACACGGATAATGCTGTCATGACGCAGGTTTGGGTGGTGCTATGTGTTTACCTGATACTGGCGTACTTAAAATTCCAGGCAAGAATCAGCCAAAGTCTTCAGCAGATGAGTCGACTGATCCATCTGGATTTATTTGCTAAGCGAGACTTGATACAGCTGTTTAGGCCCCGCCGGATCTGCAGATAG